The sequence below is a genomic window from Spirochaetota bacterium.
ATCCGCGGCACGGAATGGATCACCGTGCGCATTATCGATGTCCTTGTGCGGCTCTTCTACTGCGGCTGGTTCGTCGGTGCGCTTTTCCACGCGCGTGCGCTCGCCGCCGATACATCCAAACGCCCGATGCTCTATTTCGTCGCAGTGAGCGTATTCGTGCTGCCGTTCGCCGTCGTCGAGGAAGTGCTCGCCCGCGGCGAATATGCGGCGTATCTCTACGGGGCATATCTCCTTCTCTGGAATCTCGGCATGCTCGTGTATACGGTCTCGTTCTTCTACGCGCCGATACCCTCCGACGGCGGAATGACAAAGCATTTCATCGCGCTCTATAAATTGACCGATCGCGAACAGGAGATAATCCGCGCGCTCGTGAAGGGGAAAAGCTCGCGCGAGATAGCGCGTATGCTCAGTATCGCCAAGAAGACCATCGACGGTCACGTGTATAATATCTACCGCAAGTGCTATATCAGGAATCGGGTGGAGCTTATGCTGTTGATAAAGGAGAAGGCGAGCCAGCGGTAGCGCGTAGCGCATAAAAAATGCCACATCTTCCCCGTCGCGGCCGCCGGAGGCGAAACCCCTACTCGAACTTCTTCAGCGCAAGCGTCGCATTATGCCCGCCGAAGCCGAAGGAATTGGAGAGCGCGTATTTAATGCCCTTTACTTCCTGCGCCTTGTTGGGCACATAATCGAGATCGCATTCAGGATCGGGGTTCTCGAGGTTGATCGTCGGGTGAATGATGCCTGTCTGGAGCGTCTTCACGCAGACGATGGCTTCAAGTCCGCCGGCGGCGCCGAGGAGATGTCCCGACATCGATTTCGTCGAGCTTATCTTCACTTTCTTCGCATGGTCCTTGAGCGCGCCTTTGATGGCCTTTGTCTCTCCCGGATCGCCCTTGGGCGTCGATGTGCCGTGCGCGTTCACATAGCCTACGTCTTCCGGGTTTATCTTCGCCTGCTGCATAGCGAATATCATCGATTTGCCGGCGCCCATGCCGTCCTCGCGCGGTTCGGTGATGTGATGTCCGTCCGATGTCATGCCGCAGCCGACGACTTCGGCGTATATCTTCGCGCCGCGTTTCTTCGCATGGTCAAGCTCTTCGAGCACGAGCACTCCCGCGCCTTCGCCCATGACGAAGCCGTCGCGGTCCTTGTCGAACGGGCGTGAAGCCTTGGTCGGCGCATCGTTGCGGGTGGAAAGCGCACGGAGCGAACAGAAGCCTGACAGGCCGATCGGCAGTATCGCCGCTTCGGAACCGCCGGTAAGCATGACATCCGCTTCGCCGCGTTTGATGATATGCATCGCCTCGCCGATGGAGTGATTGGACGTGGCGCATGCCGTTGATATCGAGAAGTTCGGTCCTTCAAAACCGTATTCGATGGAAACGAGCCCCGGCACCATATTGGTGATGAGCATGGGGATAAGGAAGGGGCCGACGGCGCGATGTCCGCGTGCGATAAGGTTCTCATGCTCTTTGCTGAACGTCCAGAGCCCGCCGATGCCGCTGCCGATAAGGACGCCGTAGCGCGTGGGGTCGCCCTCGACCGTGACGCCGGAATCCTTCATGGCATCGCGGGCGGCGAAGAGCGCGTACTTGATGAATTTATCAAGACGGCGGATCATCTTC
It includes:
- a CDS encoding helix-turn-helix transcriptional regulator, with the translated sequence MEQFRFWFSIVTVLVSVASFASALLLYPRYTTAYFRYYLLLLASALVFFLIFAVAFFVKKFIPSPPAASHVELILMAFSLSATIFAAPQFVLTLIGRDVKKRYTTIFLLIAIALFLAIVVPSIAGFIRGTEWITVRIIDVLVRLFYCGWFVGALFHARALAADTSKRPMLYFVAVSVFVLPFAVVEEVLARGEYAAYLYGAYLLLWNLGMLVYTVSFFYAPIPSDGGMTKHFIALYKLTDREQEIIRALVKGKSSREIARMLSIAKKTIDGHVYNIYRKCYIRNRVELMLLIKEKASQR
- the fabF gene encoding beta-ketoacyl-ACP synthase II; amino-acid sequence: MSERKVVITGMGLTCPVGNSVDESWNNLINGVSGIDEIKSNFNPKEQGYPVYIAGELKNFSDEGLMADKKMIRRLDKFIKYALFAARDAMKDSGVTVEGDPTRYGVLIGSGIGGLWTFSKEHENLIARGHRAVGPFLIPMLITNMVPGLVSIEYGFEGPNFSISTACATSNHSIGEAMHIIKRGEADVMLTGGSEAAILPIGLSGFCSLRALSTRNDAPTKASRPFDKDRDGFVMGEGAGVLVLEELDHAKKRGAKIYAEVVGCGMTSDGHHITEPREDGMGAGKSMIFAMQQAKINPEDVGYVNAHGTSTPKGDPGETKAIKGALKDHAKKVKISSTKSMSGHLLGAAGGLEAIVCVKTLQTGIIHPTINLENPDPECDLDYVPNKAQEVKGIKYALSNSFGFGGHNATLALKKFE